The Treponema succinifaciens DSM 2489 region TGTTGTTTACGAAGAGCTTTCAGATCCATTTTCCGGCAATGGTGAAAATTCATTTGAAAGCTACACGATAAATATTCCTGTTGGAAGCCGTACTCACCGCGGAAGCTACGGTCATCTTGGAAAAGAAATGGGGCTTGTTGTTCAAGGCGAAGGAATTCTTCACTACGGAAACAAAGAAATTGCTTTAAAAGAAGGCGACAGTATCACGTTCAACGCAGGTTCTCCCCATACTTTGGAGAATACAGGCTCTGTTGAATTAAAGGCGATTTGGATGGTTACTCCTGCCCAGAAATTCAACGCGTAATTTTTTTATTTTAGCATTGCCATGTCTGGTTGAATTCTTCCTCTGTACAGGGCAAACGCATTATAAATGTATTCAGCATAAAACTGGCTTTCAGGCACGGTTTCCTGGTTCAAAATCGGGCAATAATGGGGATGTCCAATAAGTATCTTTTTTGTCATTTATAGGCTTTTATAGACTTGACCCGAAATTCTAAATGCATATATTACAATCATTTAGAAATTGTTCAGCAATGACATTCAGAACTTATTGGACATCCTCTGATTGTTGCAAAGTAACTATAGAATTGCCCGCTCACGCGGTCGCAACAATCAGAGTGTTTTTGCCCCAGAAACCGTTCCTTCGCGCAAACTTTACTTAAATTATTTATAATGCGTTTGCCCTGTTCCTCTGTATTTTTCACGTTGAATTTTTGATTGTATTCCTATATATTATAATATGAATTCTTATTTTTAAATAAAAAAGGTAATTTTTATATGGAAAATAATAGCTTAGGTGAGATTTCTTCATTGACCCCTGCAGTCCGTCCAATCAGGATGGGAATCGATGTTGGTTCAACCACGGTAAAAGTTGTTGCGCTTGGAGAAAATGATGAGCTTTTGTACGGAGCTTATGAGCGGCACCGGGCTGATATTAGAAATACAATTATTACTGTTGTAAATAAAGCCTTTGATTCGCTTG contains the following coding sequences:
- a CDS encoding helix-turn-helix domain-containing protein, encoding MSEDENKRQYQFGEKLRAVRERKHLTLKAVAAHAKVSESLVSQIERNKVSPAIDTLLDIADALDISLEFLFEEYSRRRPVSVIHREDRRKINEEDVVYEELSDPFSGNGENSFESYTINIPVGSRTHRGSYGHLGKEMGLVVQGEGILHYGNKEIALKEGDSITFNAGSPHTLENTGSVELKAIWMVTPAQKFNA